The genomic interval TTTTAAAATTTTCCTCTTCTTCCTTATCTTTAAAGTCAAATTGTTTTTTTACTGCTGCAAAATTACTCTCAGCACTTATTGCTTGTTGTACAGGCTTGTATAATAATCCAACTCCAGCTGCTCCAGCTTTAATAGATGTCCCACCTATTTTTGAAATCTTATCCCCTATTTGTTTAGAAGATTCAGCTTTTGCAAACTTTTTACTTGCTTCAGCTGCTCTATCTATTTCTTTTTTTAGTTCTTTATATTTTTCAGTGGTATTACTTAAATCTACTTTTTTATCTCTTAATACTTTAGCTGTTTCTCTTACATGCTTTAGCTCAGCTGAATAAGACTTATTTAAAGAATTTAGTTTTTTTTCTAAGTTCTGTAATCCTTTTGCATTTTCGGCTGTCTGATTTTTTTCATCTTTCATACTTGCTTTTAGTTCAGATATTGCTAATTTAGTCTTTTTTATAACTTCAATTTTTTCTTTTAATGCTTTTTTATCTTCGTTATATCTTCCCAATAATTGTTGAGTTCTTTGTAATTTTATAATCTCTTGATTAAGTCCAGAAACACCTTTACTTGCAAGTGAAAATGTTTTAGAAAATCCTGTTCCTAGTGCTGCTCCTATTCCAAAAGAAATTCCAATTTCTTTCATAAATCCTCCAGACAATAAAAAAACCACTTATCTTTTTTTGATAAGTGGTTTAACTTTATCTTTTATTTTTTAAAAAATTAATTTAAGTATGCTAAGTATTGCTATAACAAAGAGTACAAAAACAATTAGAAAAAATGGTGCAACATAGTTATACACAATAAATCCTATTGCCAAAAATATTGTTAATGGAATAAGTTTTGAAAATATTTTTTTTATATTTTTTATAGTTATCCCAGCTTCTGCAAAATTTTTCACAGCTTCTTTTCTATACTCATTTGATATTGCTTGTTGTTTATTATACCAAGTTTTTATAGCTTTTAACATACTCATCACCTCTTGACAGTATTCTATAATAAATCTTGTCAAAAAGCAACCACTTATTTATATATGTGCTTGTTTTTCAAGAATTTCTCCCATATCAGTTGTCCATTCAAAGAATTCATGGAATGAAATATTTAGAAAAAATTCTATTCCTGATTTACTTTCTTTGCTTAGGATTAAGATTGTTTTTCTAAGATCTTTGAAACTAGTGCTTCTAATCCCAAGCCATCGAACAAACCCTTAACTTGATTTGTAACTTCTAAAAACTCACTTCCAGAAAGTTTTTCTACTAAATCATCATAAGAACAATCTAATATTTTAGTTGCTAATACTGTCAAATAATGTTTTGATTCTTCCATTCCACCTTGTGGAAATATTCCACCCATTAATAAAAATTCTTTTTCTGCTTCTAAAAGATGTTTAGGACAAAGCATATCTCTTGTTATGTTTATTTCAGATATTTCTATCTCTTTATCATCTTTTTTACATTTAATTTTATTTTTTATTCTTACCATTTTTCCCCCTACATTCCTATAGCATCTCTAACTTCTGCTAGTAAATCTTCTCCATTTACATTGAAAATCATATTAATTTTATCTATTTCTAGAACAGTTTCATTATCTACTTCAACTTTTAAATAAGCACATGCGAATTTTTGGTTAGAACCAGAAGGTTTTCCAACTTCCAATTTTCCTAATCCTAAACTTTTTGGAACTACTCTTGTAGATATTTTTAATCTACCTTTATTTATCTGCCCACCACTCATATCAGTAGATTGAGTTGCTGCTCTAAATTCTAAAGCATATACTTTTTGAGAAAACGTTTTAAAGTTATCTTTAATTAATGTTCTGAAATTCATTCCAATTTCAAATGCTGAAAAATGCCCTAATGTTGGTGAATCTATTTCTCCAGCAATACCTGCCCCTGAAATTGTTTCAGACATAAATTGTATATCTGGTAAATCAACGTCAACTAAAGCTGTTGGTGACATCTCCCCATCTATAAAACATTTATAATTTATTATCTTTTCAGGGATTATTCCGATTGTTTTAGCCATTTTTACCTCCTAAAATAATTTTTCATAATATTTAACATCAATTTCTAAATCAAATTTAATTTCTTCAGCTGGAAGTGCTGGTGTATAGTATAATTTAAATTTAATTTTTCCATCAATTAAGCTAGTTTGTGGGTTATCTTCTCTTCTAAATTCAACTCTAGCACCTATTAACTTTCCAGCTGAAACAAGACCATTTAACCAAATATTGATGCTGTCAGTAACTGTTTCTATTAATACCTTGTTT from Fusobacterium pseudoperiodonticum carries:
- a CDS encoding phage major tail tube protein, which translates into the protein MAKTIGIIPEKIINYKCFIDGEMSPTALVDVDLPDIQFMSETISGAGIAGEIDSPTLGHFSAFEIGMNFRTLIKDNFKTFSQKVYALEFRAATQSTDMSGGQINKGRLKISTRVVPKSLGLGKLEVGKPSGSNQKFACAYLKVEVDNETVLEIDKINMIFNVNGEDLLAEVRDAIGM